In the genome of Polaribacter atrinae, one region contains:
- the rsgA gene encoding ribosome small subunit-dependent GTPase A has translation MKGIVYKSTGSWYQVKADNGEFYKCRIKGKFRIKDIKSTNPIAVGDKVVFDLENKNDEETGVIKKILDRDNFIVRKSVNLSKQTHIIASNIDQVFLLITINNPPTFATFIDRFLVATRAYRIDTVLVFNKIDSYELEERAEILYLKDIYEAIGYRCVEVSSTQNKNVETIKEIMTGKTSMFVGHSGVGKSTLVNAIEPSLNLKTKEISDQHNQGKHTTTFAEMFDLSFDARIIDTPGIKGFGVVDIDKYELGDYFPEFFALKQDCKFNNCIHTKEPQCAVKEALEEERVSWSRYKSYLQILSGDEDKEHFRTDVWNEEDNE, from the coding sequence ATGAAAGGAATCGTATATAAATCTACAGGTAGTTGGTATCAAGTAAAAGCTGATAACGGAGAATTTTACAAATGTAGAATCAAAGGGAAATTCAGAATAAAAGATATCAAAAGTACCAACCCAATTGCGGTTGGTGATAAAGTGGTGTTCGATTTAGAGAATAAGAATGACGAAGAAACAGGTGTCATTAAAAAGATATTAGATAGAGACAATTTTATTGTACGTAAATCTGTAAATCTTTCTAAGCAGACCCATATTATTGCTTCTAATATAGACCAAGTTTTCTTGTTGATTACTATTAACAATCCGCCTACATTTGCCACATTTATAGATCGATTTTTAGTAGCAACAAGAGCGTATAGAATAGATACTGTTTTAGTTTTTAATAAAATAGATTCTTATGAGCTCGAAGAACGTGCAGAAATTTTATATTTAAAAGATATTTACGAAGCCATTGGTTATCGTTGTGTTGAGGTTTCTTCTACCCAGAATAAAAATGTAGAAACGATAAAAGAAATCATGACAGGTAAAACGTCTATGTTTGTTGGTCATTCTGGTGTTGGTAAATCTACTTTAGTAAACGCTATAGAACCTTCTTTAAATTTAAAGACTAAAGAAATTTCAGACCAGCACAATCAAGGGAAACACACTACTACTTTTGCAGAAATGTTCGATTTAAGTTTCGATGCAAGAATTATAGACACACCCGGAATTAAAGGTTTTGGTGTTGTAGATATTGATAAATACGAATTGGGAGATTATTTTCCTGAGTTTTTTGCCTTAAAACAAGACTGTAAATTCAATAATTGTATTCATACCAAAGAACCACAATGTGCTGTAAAAGAAGCCTTAGAAGAAGAGCGTGTTTCTTGGTCTCGTTATAAAAGTTATCTTCAAATTTTAAGTGGAGATGAAGACAAAGAACATTTTAGAACAGATGTTTGGAACGAAGAAGATAATGAATAA
- a CDS encoding pyridoxal phosphate-dependent aminotransferase — protein MIQPAKRLDTVQEYYFSKKLREVRGLVAAGKPIINMGIGSPDLQPPTTVLEAIQSSLGDASAHKYQSYQGLPELRNAIATFYKNKFSVDSNPENEVLPLMGSKEGIMHISMAFLNEGDKVLIPNPGYPTYTSVTKLVGAEPLFYNLSDANNWQPNFDELEAQDLTDVKIMWVNYPHMPTGTNATLETFEKLVAFGKKHHILIINDNPYSFILNDNPISILQVEGAKDIALELNSLSKTFNMAGWRVGMVIGKESYINEILKVKSNMDSGMFYGIQKGAIEALQLSDDWFLAQNKIYEERRNLIWQLADKLEAVYDKNSTGLFVWAKILAGKKSEEVTDSVLYDYDIFITPGTIFGSQGEGYIRFSLCVTTDIIKEAISRFDK, from the coding sequence ATGATACAACCAGCCAAAAGATTAGATACAGTTCAAGAATACTATTTCTCTAAAAAATTAAGAGAAGTTAGAGGTTTAGTAGCAGCAGGAAAACCAATTATTAATATGGGAATTGGGTCTCCAGATTTGCAACCACCAACTACTGTTTTAGAAGCAATTCAGAGTAGTTTAGGAGATGCGAGCGCACACAAGTATCAATCTTATCAAGGATTACCAGAATTAAGAAATGCAATTGCTACTTTTTATAAAAACAAGTTTTCTGTAGATTCAAATCCAGAAAATGAAGTATTGCCTTTAATGGGAAGTAAAGAAGGAATTATGCATATTTCTATGGCTTTTTTAAACGAAGGCGATAAAGTGTTAATTCCGAATCCTGGGTATCCAACCTATACTTCTGTAACGAAATTGGTAGGCGCAGAACCTCTTTTTTATAATTTAAGTGATGCTAACAATTGGCAACCAAATTTTGACGAGTTAGAAGCACAAGATTTAACAGATGTAAAAATTATGTGGGTAAATTATCCGCACATGCCAACAGGTACAAACGCAACCTTAGAAACATTTGAAAAATTAGTTGCTTTTGGTAAAAAGCATCATATTTTAATTATCAACGACAATCCGTATAGTTTTATTTTAAACGATAATCCTATTAGTATTTTACAAGTAGAAGGTGCAAAAGACATTGCTTTAGAACTAAATTCTTTAAGTAAGACCTTTAATATGGCAGGTTGGAGAGTTGGAATGGTAATCGGAAAAGAATCTTACATCAACGAGATCTTAAAAGTAAAATCTAATATGGATTCTGGTATGTTTTACGGAATTCAAAAAGGAGCCATAGAAGCATTACAATTATCAGACGATTGGTTTTTAGCACAAAATAAAATATACGAAGAACGTAGAAATTTAATTTGGCAATTGGCAGACAAATTAGAGGCTGTTTATGATAAAAACTCCACAGGATTATTTGTTTGGGCAAAAATACTAGCAGGAAAAAAATCTGAAGAAGTTACAGATTCAGTTTTATACGATTATGATATTTTTATTACACCAGGAACCATTTTTGGTTCTCAAGGAGAGGGATATATCCGTTTTTCGTTATGTGTAACAACAGATATTATTAAAGAAGCAATTAGTAGGTTTGATAAATAA
- a CDS encoding prephenate dehydrogenase, which translates to MKNIYMIGIGLIGGSFAIDIKKNNPDVVIHGISRKDETLNKALELNLIDKKATLDDIENADLVIVSIPVDATVKLLPTILDKISEDGLVIDAGSTKEAICKVVEHHPKRRNFLACHPIAGTENSGPTAAISGLYVGKTNIICEVEKTTFKLQEKALKLFMDIGMRIRYMDPVSHDKHIAYVSHLSHISSFMLGKTVIDKAKNERDIFDMAGSGFASTVRLAKSSPAMWTPIFKQNKENVIETLEEYINNLQQFKELMQKDNFSEIFNEMENTNHIKQILNGIK; encoded by the coding sequence ATGAAAAATATATACATGATTGGTATTGGTTTAATAGGCGGTAGTTTTGCTATCGATATTAAAAAAAACAATCCAGATGTTGTAATTCACGGAATTAGTAGAAAGGACGAAACCTTAAATAAGGCGTTAGAATTAAATCTAATTGATAAGAAGGCAACTTTAGACGATATTGAAAATGCAGACTTGGTAATTGTCTCAATTCCGGTAGATGCTACGGTAAAATTATTACCAACAATTTTAGATAAAATTTCTGAAGATGGTTTGGTTATCGATGCAGGTTCTACAAAAGAAGCAATTTGTAAAGTTGTTGAACATCATCCAAAAAGAAGAAATTTTTTAGCATGTCATCCAATTGCAGGAACAGAAAATTCTGGGCCAACAGCAGCTATATCCGGCTTATACGTTGGAAAAACCAATATTATTTGCGAAGTAGAGAAGACAACTTTTAAGCTTCAAGAAAAAGCATTAAAGCTTTTTATGGATATTGGAATGCGTATTCGTTACATGGATCCGGTTTCTCATGACAAGCATATTGCGTATGTTTCGCACTTATCTCACATAAGTTCATTTATGTTAGGAAAAACGGTCATTGATAAAGCAAAAAATGAACGCGATATTTTTGATATGGCAGGTTCTGGTTTTGCATCCACAGTTCGCTTGGCAAAAAGTTCGCCAGCAATGTGGACACCAATATTTAAACAAAACAAAGAAAACGTAATAGAAACGTTAGAAGAATACATCAATAATTTACAACAGTTTAAAGAGTTGATGCAAAAAGATAATTTCTCTGAAATTTTTAACGAAATGGAGAATACAAATCACATAAAACAAATTTTAAACGGCATAAAATAA
- the dtd gene encoding D-aminoacyl-tRNA deacylase gives MKIVIQRVSEASVTINHDKVAEIKNGLLVLLGIVEDDNQEDINYLVRKTANLRIFNDENGVMNKSLIDITGEVIVVSQFTLYAATKKGNRPSYIKAAKPDIAIPLYECFVQTLEKEIDNKVQTGQFGADMKVALVNDGPVTIIIDSKAKE, from the coding sequence ATGAAAATAGTAATTCAGCGCGTATCGGAAGCAAGTGTAACTATTAATCATGATAAAGTTGCAGAAATAAAAAACGGACTTTTAGTCTTGTTAGGTATTGTAGAAGATGATAATCAAGAAGATATTAATTACTTGGTTAGAAAAACCGCTAATCTTCGTATTTTTAATGATGAAAACGGTGTGATGAACAAATCACTTATAGATATTACAGGAGAAGTAATTGTTGTAAGTCAGTTTACATTATACGCAGCAACCAAAAAAGGAAACCGACCAAGTTATATTAAGGCAGCCAAACCTGATATTGCCATACCATTGTATGAGTGTTTTGTACAAACATTAGAGAAAGAAATAGATAATAAAGTACAAACTGGTCAATTTGGAGCGGATATGAAAGTCGCCTTGGTAAATGATGGTCCGGTTACAATTATTATCGATTCTAAAGCTAAAGAGTAA
- a CDS encoding YceI family protein — MKKIILSLVLVASVLTACKGEKKEKVEVKEAVEVKVNAAELNNVDTTVSVLNWKGTKPGGAHNGTVALKSGGLLVENGKLTNGEFVIDMTTIVCLDIPADKEGNAKLVGHLSNEDFFEVDVYPISKFVITNVEEVEGKLAVTGNLQIKDVTKSITIPATISTENGVTVFTSESFNVDRSDFNVKYGSKKFFEGLKDKFIDDIMTFSFVVKTKA; from the coding sequence ATGAAAAAAATAATCTTATCATTAGTATTAGTAGCATCAGTTTTAACTGCATGTAAAGGAGAAAAAAAGGAAAAAGTAGAAGTTAAAGAGGCTGTAGAAGTTAAAGTTAATGCTGCAGAATTAAATAATGTTGATACTACTGTTTCTGTATTAAATTGGAAAGGAACAAAACCTGGTGGAGCACACAATGGTACTGTAGCTTTAAAAAGTGGAGGTTTATTGGTAGAGAATGGTAAACTTACTAATGGTGAGTTTGTAATTGACATGACTACTATTGTATGTTTAGATATTCCTGCAGATAAAGAAGGAAATGCAAAATTAGTAGGACATTTAAGTAATGAAGACTTTTTTGAAGTAGATGTTTATCCTATTTCGAAATTTGTAATTACTAATGTAGAAGAGGTGGAAGGAAAATTAGCAGTTACAGGAAATTTACAAATTAAAGATGTAACAAAAAGTATAACAATACCTGCAACTATCTCTACAGAAAATGGAGTTACAGTATTTACAAGTGAATCTTTTAATGTAGATAGATCAGATTTTAATGTAAAATATGGTTCTAAAAAATTCTTTGAAGGTTTAAAAGATAAATTTATAGATGATATTATGACTTTCTCTTTTGTTGTAAAAACGAAAGCGTAA
- a CDS encoding bifunctional 3-deoxy-7-phosphoheptulonate synthase/chorismate mutase type II, protein MENTKELRTWLDDMKLNHPLVIAGPCSAETEEQVLKIAHELKDSDVSYFRAGIWKPRTRPGMFEGVGEIGLHWLKKVKEETGMKTCTEVANAAHVKLALEHDVDLLWIGARSTVSPFIMQEIADALAGTDKIVLVKNPVNPDLALWLGGIERLYTAGIKNLGAIHRGFSTYEKSKYRNTPEWQLAIEFQNKFPDLPLINDPSHITGKRDMVFDVCQTALDLNFDGLMIETHYDPENAWSDAAQQVTPDALKQIMVDLKVKKETETAVSYREPLENLRAQINVVDDQLIDLLGKRMQVADKIGQLKKDQNVAVLQSRRWNEILGNMVMEGSSKGLSEEFVLKMFKAIHQESIVHQEKIING, encoded by the coding sequence ATGGAGAATACTAAAGAATTAAGAACATGGTTGGACGATATGAAATTAAATCATCCACTAGTAATAGCAGGGCCTTGTAGTGCAGAAACCGAAGAACAGGTTTTAAAGATTGCACACGAACTAAAAGATTCTGATGTAAGCTATTTTAGAGCAGGTATATGGAAACCAAGAACAAGACCAGGAATGTTTGAAGGTGTTGGAGAAATTGGTTTACACTGGTTAAAGAAAGTAAAAGAAGAGACAGGTATGAAAACCTGTACAGAGGTTGCAAATGCAGCACATGTAAAGTTAGCTTTAGAGCACGATGTAGATTTATTGTGGATTGGTGCACGTTCTACAGTATCACCTTTTATCATGCAAGAAATTGCAGATGCTTTGGCAGGTACAGATAAAATTGTATTGGTTAAAAATCCAGTAAATCCAGATTTAGCTTTATGGTTAGGTGGTATCGAAAGATTATATACAGCAGGAATTAAAAATTTAGGAGCAATTCACAGAGGATTTTCAACGTATGAAAAATCTAAATATAGAAATACACCAGAATGGCAATTAGCTATTGAGTTTCAAAATAAATTTCCAGATTTACCATTAATCAACGATCCATCTCATATTACAGGAAAGAGAGATATGGTTTTTGATGTTTGTCAAACTGCTTTAGATTTAAACTTTGATGGTTTAATGATAGAAACTCATTATGACCCTGAAAACGCTTGGTCAGATGCTGCACAACAAGTAACACCAGATGCTTTAAAGCAAATAATGGTAGACTTAAAAGTTAAAAAAGAAACTGAAACTGCAGTTAGTTACAGAGAGCCTTTAGAAAACTTAAGAGCACAGATTAATGTGGTAGATGATCAATTAATTGATTTATTAGGTAAAAGAATGCAAGTTGCCGATAAAATTGGTCAATTAAAGAAAGATCAAAACGTAGCTGTTTTACAATCACGTCGTTGGAACGAGATTTTAGGAAACATGGTTATGGAAGGTAGTAGCAAAGGTTTAAGTGAAGAATTTGTTTTAAAAATGTTTAAGGCAATTCACCAAGAATCTATCGTTCACCAAGAAAAAATTATCAACGGATAA
- a CDS encoding prephenate dehydratase, protein MNKIIAIQGAEGSNHHKVARDFYGTSIDLKECMSFDVLVDSLLDNTADLGIMALENTIAGSIIPNYALIDQNNLHIIGEEYLNIHHHLMALKGQGIEDIKEVWSHPMALLQCKEFFKKYPHIKLVEDVDTAEVAKRISKENLVGIAAIAPRIAAEIFDLEVIEDELQTIKDNSTRFVIVQTEKPAIDEEVNKASLKFQLSHKRGSLAAILNVMSDCKMNLTKIQSLPVIETPWKYSFFVDVTFEAYKDYEKAQAIIEIMAEEFKILGVYKNGRL, encoded by the coding sequence ATGAATAAAATTATAGCCATACAGGGAGCCGAAGGCTCAAACCACCATAAAGTTGCAAGAGACTTTTACGGAACATCTATAGATTTAAAAGAATGTATGTCTTTTGATGTCTTGGTAGATAGTTTGTTAGATAATACCGCAGATTTGGGTATTATGGCTTTAGAGAACACCATTGCGGGTTCTATAATCCCTAATTATGCTTTAATAGATCAAAATAATCTTCATATTATAGGAGAAGAATACTTGAATATTCATCACCATTTAATGGCTTTAAAAGGTCAGGGAATTGAAGATATAAAAGAAGTTTGGTCGCATCCAATGGCATTGTTACAATGTAAAGAATTCTTTAAAAAGTATCCTCATATTAAATTAGTAGAAGATGTAGATACGGCAGAAGTTGCTAAAAGAATATCTAAAGAAAACTTAGTAGGTATTGCAGCAATTGCACCAAGAATTGCAGCAGAAATTTTTGATTTAGAGGTGATAGAAGATGAGCTTCAAACCATAAAAGACAACTCTACACGTTTTGTAATTGTACAAACAGAAAAGCCAGCAATTGATGAAGAAGTAAATAAAGCTTCGTTAAAATTTCAATTAAGTCATAAAAGAGGAAGTTTAGCAGCCATCTTAAATGTAATGAGTGATTGCAAAATGAACTTAACTAAAATACAATCTTTACCAGTTATAGAAACACCTTGGAAATATTCCTTTTTTGTGGATGTAACTTTTGAAGCATATAAAGATTACGAAAAAGCACAAGCTATTATAGAAATAATGGCAGAAGAATTTAAAATTTTAGGAGTTTATAAAAACGGCAGGCTTTAG